From the genome of Desulfovibrio inopinatus DSM 10711, one region includes:
- a CDS encoding transposase — translation MPRIARLLVDNEPCVYHVMSRTALDGFPLKAAEKDHLLHILQHFSQLYFVEILGFCIMGNHFHLLTRVHPGSTISDTEICRRYMSLYGQDAVISPATIERCRHKWGSLSELMREVKQSFSRWYNARHKRRGYFWGDRFKSVIVQNGAALVHCLAYIDLNPIRAGIVKRPEDYRWSSIGYHLQTHRAEKFLSLNFGMDDWDIDSVNERLHQYRRFLYETGAMGSIKGASIPESIHQQAKRDGYEYTRTDRFLYRTRWFTDSGIIGSKEFILALIAKHPSPREAKRSPRHIAELDFYSMKQLAEEL, via the coding sequence ATGCCTAGAATTGCTCGTCTTCTTGTCGATAATGAACCGTGCGTTTATCATGTCATGTCTCGCACGGCTCTTGATGGCTTTCCTTTAAAGGCTGCAGAAAAAGACCATCTCCTCCACATTCTTCAGCACTTCTCTCAGCTTTATTTTGTCGAAATCCTTGGTTTTTGCATCATGGGAAATCATTTTCATCTCCTCACACGCGTTCATCCTGGCAGCACCATCAGTGATACAGAAATTTGTCGTCGCTACATGTCTCTCTATGGTCAAGATGCCGTTATTTCTCCAGCCACCATTGAGCGTTGTCGACACAAGTGGGGAAGCCTCTCGGAATTGATGCGCGAGGTAAAACAATCCTTTTCCCGTTGGTACAACGCTCGCCACAAACGACGGGGTTATTTTTGGGGAGATCGCTTCAAAAGCGTTATCGTTCAAAACGGCGCAGCCTTAGTGCATTGTCTCGCCTACATTGATCTCAACCCCATACGAGCCGGAATCGTCAAAAGACCAGAGGATTATCGATGGAGTTCCATCGGATATCACCTTCAAACTCACCGTGCCGAAAAGTTTCTCAGTCTCAACTTCGGCATGGACGACTGGGATATCGACTCCGTTAATGAACGCCTCCACCAGTATCGTCGCTTCCTCTATGAAACAGGAGCAATGGGATCGATCAAAGGGGCTTCCATCCCCGAAAGCATCCATCAACAAGCAAAACGTGATGGGTACGAATACACTCGAACCGATAGATTCCTTTATCGCACCCGATGGTTCACCGACAGTGGCATCATCGGAAGCAAGGAATTCATCCTTGCCCTCATAGCCAAACACCCTTCTCCAAGGGAGGCCAAACGTTCTCCACGACATATTGCCGAACTTGATTTCTACTCCATGAAGCAACTCGCTGAAGAGTTGTAA
- a CDS encoding EcsC family protein, with protein MNDTDMRALAQARATLEQPGFAAKLIEYAGTPVAFGSGFVPDKIKTQAMALAKTSLIKAVNVAVSTMSGKATTKTSNFTHKFAAAASGAVAGFAGFSALAAELPFTTGVILRSIADIARSQGEDLSQAETRLACLEVFALGSGNTDDPTRDLSYWAVRASLAKSMQNALGIMANSSVIDQTAPAVLAFISKIAARFGIVVGEKAAAQMVPILGAIGGATVNTLFMDHFQNLARAHFTIRRLERIYGTEVVKTAYTAQNPTA; from the coding sequence ATGAACGATACCGATATGCGCGCTCTTGCCCAGGCTCGCGCCACCCTTGAACAGCCGGGCTTTGCCGCTAAGCTGATTGAGTATGCCGGAACACCGGTCGCGTTTGGTTCCGGTTTTGTCCCCGACAAAATCAAAACTCAGGCAATGGCATTAGCCAAAACGTCGTTAATTAAAGCCGTTAATGTCGCTGTTTCCACGATGTCAGGGAAGGCTACGACAAAAACGAGTAATTTTACGCACAAATTTGCTGCAGCTGCCTCTGGTGCTGTTGCCGGATTTGCAGGGTTCTCCGCATTGGCTGCAGAACTTCCGTTCACCACTGGCGTCATTCTTCGTTCTATTGCTGATATTGCGCGGAGTCAGGGCGAAGATTTATCGCAAGCCGAAACCCGACTCGCCTGTCTTGAAGTGTTTGCCCTCGGTAGCGGGAATACTGATGATCCGACCCGCGATCTCAGTTATTGGGCTGTTCGTGCATCGCTTGCCAAAAGCATGCAGAACGCTCTTGGTATTATGGCCAATTCGAGTGTCATTGACCAAACAGCACCGGCCGTTCTCGCCTTCATCTCCAAAATTGCGGCCCGATTCGGCATAGTTGTCGGTGAGAAAGCTGCGGCACAAATGGTCCCCATACTTGGAGCAATAGGCGGCGCTACCGTAAATACCCTGTTTATGGATCACTTTCAGAACTTGGCACGTGCCCATTTTACGATCCGTCGCCTCGAACGTATCTATGGAACCGAAGTCGTCAAGACGGCATACACGGCACAAAACCCAACTGCCTAA
- a CDS encoding vitamin K epoxide reductase family protein, translated as MNESLRYRIAALCALFGAMFCLLAAMGATEALCVTQGCAFYKGTTLFGIDLYHLGAVGFGFIALSSLAAVRSSKARPFLTTLLVGALVFDAVLLLIQAGTASCVNCLIVAFFLGLTALCTFPLHSRRGLLLALWTFCFTAALAGAARESITPQALYGPEEANIKIFFSPTCPSCKALVEKFLTRDDLNPDVAFYPVAKNNKDLIGIALFRQSLIQGKSLSEALALAWTTDSSKLEHLGFTDRLQLHTISMRNKLALLHAGYHSVPLVITNSQKIIDCPTQYAPTAPHSSTSSSPLDPLFSKPSTTCGFFGGEDCESVTP; from the coding sequence ATGAACGAATCTCTTCGCTATCGCATTGCTGCACTTTGCGCACTCTTCGGGGCTATGTTTTGTCTTCTCGCGGCCATGGGCGCGACGGAGGCACTGTGTGTGACGCAAGGCTGCGCATTTTATAAAGGAACGACTCTTTTTGGCATCGACCTCTACCATCTCGGTGCAGTTGGCTTCGGCTTCATCGCATTAAGTAGCCTCGCTGCAGTCCGTTCTTCCAAAGCACGCCCTTTCCTGACGACGTTGCTCGTTGGAGCCCTGGTTTTCGATGCCGTTTTATTGCTCATCCAGGCAGGCACCGCATCCTGTGTCAATTGCTTGATTGTTGCCTTTTTCCTCGGATTGACCGCACTGTGCACTTTTCCCCTTCATTCACGACGAGGACTTCTTCTTGCGTTGTGGACGTTCTGCTTTACCGCCGCATTGGCTGGCGCTGCACGGGAATCCATAACTCCGCAGGCGCTTTATGGCCCAGAAGAAGCCAACATCAAAATTTTCTTCTCGCCGACATGTCCAAGTTGCAAAGCTCTCGTGGAAAAATTCCTTACCCGTGACGACCTCAATCCAGACGTCGCGTTCTATCCTGTCGCCAAAAATAACAAAGATCTCATTGGAATTGCACTTTTTCGTCAAAGTTTAATCCAAGGGAAATCCCTTTCAGAAGCGCTTGCCCTCGCCTGGACCACCGACTCCTCAAAACTCGAACATCTCGGCTTCACCGATCGTTTACAACTACATACCATCTCCATGCGCAATAAACTCGCTCTCCTCCATGCGGGATATCATTCCGTGCCGCTCGTTATCACCAACAGTCAAAAAATTATTGATTGTCCAACACAATACGCGCCAACAGCACCGCACTCTTCAACCTCATCGTCTCCATTGGACCCCCTGTTCTCAAAGCCCTCCACCACATGTGGCTTCTTTGGTGGAGAGGATTGTGAAAGTGTGACACCGTAA
- a CDS encoding phosphoribosyltransferase codes for MPPAPEHSPAMGKVVQLVENSADDVAIRKALRELTPSALKNLCGVKRVVKKSELIEPALAKVKEKYGLSQNGAAQGNIAQMQSAALVGYEATSTAHEKGITVTPRADRRLQRSTDWKAAKTGDLDAARRIVSSAWKSVHTEVIKAKLNPKKVTVFISVPSTTRANTLPVALGEMLAQRTGGLFIDGGKFYKSRHPAPVKNIAPEERPFKVRDYIMMDGANISSVLDGKNVAVVEDVLTTGASAKLFVRALGRSGIQVDTVAGLMGDPRLNAEPQLVSKLRKAFTRNDINLNAKETASVLSRGEVNVILNQLNKAESNKDDRQAIARDIQRVFNERTTGILGPIL; via the coding sequence ATGCCCCCTGCGCCTGAGCATAGTCCAGCCATGGGCAAGGTCGTTCAACTTGTCGAAAACAGCGCTGACGACGTGGCCATTCGTAAAGCGCTACGAGAGCTGACGCCCTCAGCTCTGAAGAACCTGTGCGGGGTAAAGCGCGTTGTCAAAAAATCTGAATTGATCGAACCGGCGCTTGCCAAGGTAAAGGAGAAGTACGGTCTGTCACAAAACGGCGCCGCTCAAGGTAATATCGCGCAGATGCAAAGCGCTGCACTTGTCGGCTATGAAGCCACAAGTACAGCGCATGAAAAAGGGATTACGGTCACCCCTCGTGCTGACAGAAGATTACAGCGGTCGACGGATTGGAAAGCCGCCAAAACAGGTGATCTCGACGCAGCCCGACGTATTGTCTCTTCTGCATGGAAATCAGTCCATACCGAAGTAATCAAAGCCAAGCTCAATCCCAAAAAAGTAACAGTATTTATATCCGTTCCGAGCACGACAAGAGCAAACACACTCCCTGTCGCCCTTGGGGAGATGTTGGCGCAACGAACAGGAGGATTATTTATAGATGGGGGAAAATTCTATAAATCACGCCACCCCGCTCCTGTTAAGAATATCGCCCCTGAAGAACGTCCTTTTAAGGTAAGGGATTACATTATGATGGACGGAGCAAACATATCATCTGTCTTGGACGGAAAGAACGTTGCCGTTGTTGAAGACGTTTTAACAACAGGAGCGTCCGCGAAATTATTCGTCCGCGCTCTTGGCAGATCAGGTATTCAGGTTGATACAGTGGCCGGATTGATGGGCGATCCCCGCCTAAATGCAGAACCGCAACTTGTCAGCAAACTCAGAAAAGCGTTCACGCGAAACGATATCAACCTCAACGCGAAAGAAACCGCGTCCGTCTTGTCTCGCGGAGAAGTCAATGTTATCTTGAATCAACTCAATAAAGCGGAGAGCAACAAGGATGACAGACAAGCCATTGCCCGAGACATACAAAGGGTATTCAACGAAAGAACTACTGGCATTCTGGGGCCGATATTGTGA
- a CDS encoding ATP synthase subunit K (produces ATP from ADP in the presence of a proton gradient across the membrane; the K subunit is a nonenzymatic component which binds the dimeric form by interacting with the G and E subunits): MDIHLMAALGKAGAAAALGLAAIGSSVGTGVAGMAAIGAWKKCYMQSKSAPFILITFIGAPLSQTIYGMILMNVIVGKCNEALAGGEHAFVNWPGMLAAGIFGGIAMAASAIYQGKAGAAGADSLAETGQGFGNYLMTIGVVETVALFVMVFVQATLS, encoded by the coding sequence ATGGATATTCATCTTATGGCGGCTTTGGGCAAGGCAGGAGCGGCGGCGGCCCTCGGATTGGCCGCCATTGGATCGTCGGTGGGTACGGGGGTGGCTGGTATGGCCGCTATAGGTGCATGGAAGAAGTGCTATATGCAAAGCAAAAGTGCACCGTTCATCCTGATTACCTTTATCGGTGCACCGCTGTCACAGACTATTTACGGTATGATCCTCATGAATGTCATTGTGGGCAAATGCAATGAAGCGCTGGCAGGAGGTGAGCATGCCTTCGTCAACTGGCCTGGAATGTTGGCGGCAGGTATTTTCGGAGGTATCGCCATGGCTGCCTCGGCGATTTATCAAGGGAAGGCCGGTGCAGCTGGCGCGGATTCCCTCGCTGAAACCGGTCAGGGCTTCGGGAACTACCTCATGACCATCGGCGTTGTTGAAACCGTGGCGCTCTTTGTCATGGTCTTTGTGCAAGCGACGTTAAGCTGA
- a CDS encoding V-type ATP synthase subunit I, whose protein sequence is MIIHMKKLTLLCRREDRDEAVDILGRIGVVHVVPVTPGQSERVEALTAKLDRARRALEVLPEETEEVASKENAEHVIDEIWELLPERERLQDRKSYLESEYRRMTPYGDFDPAIVRRLWEKGVFVKLYKAGPKVTIRDLDIADEAYVHVISRDKESTRIVVAHTEDIRLDLIEEVLPEMGLDELGRAIIKVKQQLERNRYNLDEHAGDRDKVAEAVRQFSEELTFVLAKDGMGEDGPVAYLQGYFPERDEKRIERICADHGYGYIVSDPNMMVDEPPTLIENPPWVRPIQAVLDMIGVTPSYDSPDVSPVFLLFLTLFFAMLVGDAGYGIIFLALSVIMRFMKKLPARVTNLLTVMSLATIVWGILTGTYFGIAEIPGPLAELRLEWLTNVKADENLMQLCFLIGAVHLTLAHIWRLVRLLPSLEALAQVGWIMTTWVMYFAAKSMVLLQPFPNVMFTILGVGAVLIIVFMTPVRRLKSQWFEHVMLPLNLIGNFVDVVSYVRLFAVGAATFAVASSFNAMALGEGMSGPLAGLLAGLILFLGHGLNILLACMGVLVHGVRLNTLEFANHIGVNWSGVKFNPLKRRGEPSRGIDAENV, encoded by the coding sequence ATGATCATTCACATGAAGAAGCTGACGCTACTTTGCCGCCGGGAAGATCGCGACGAAGCTGTCGATATTCTTGGCAGAATTGGAGTGGTTCATGTTGTTCCTGTGACTCCGGGACAGAGCGAGCGTGTTGAAGCGTTGACAGCTAAACTTGATCGCGCACGCCGGGCGCTCGAAGTCCTGCCTGAGGAAACTGAAGAAGTCGCGTCGAAGGAAAATGCAGAACATGTCATTGATGAAATTTGGGAATTGTTGCCGGAGCGTGAGCGACTCCAGGATCGGAAGTCGTATTTGGAGAGCGAATACCGACGGATGACGCCATATGGTGATTTTGACCCCGCTATCGTCCGACGACTGTGGGAAAAGGGGGTCTTCGTCAAATTGTACAAAGCCGGCCCTAAAGTGACCATTCGCGATCTCGACATTGCCGATGAAGCGTATGTCCATGTGATTTCCCGCGATAAGGAAAGCACGAGAATCGTAGTGGCACATACTGAGGATATACGTCTTGACCTCATTGAAGAAGTTCTCCCTGAAATGGGGCTGGATGAGCTGGGACGTGCTATCATCAAAGTCAAACAGCAGCTTGAAAGGAATCGATATAACCTTGATGAACACGCCGGAGATCGGGACAAAGTTGCGGAAGCTGTTCGTCAGTTTTCGGAAGAATTGACGTTTGTTTTAGCGAAAGACGGTATGGGAGAAGATGGTCCGGTGGCCTATTTGCAGGGATATTTTCCGGAACGCGACGAGAAACGAATAGAGCGGATATGCGCCGACCATGGATACGGATATATCGTAAGTGATCCCAATATGATGGTGGATGAACCTCCGACACTTATCGAAAATCCACCCTGGGTTCGTCCCATTCAAGCTGTACTTGATATGATCGGAGTGACGCCGAGTTATGATAGTCCTGATGTCAGCCCGGTGTTTTTGCTGTTTCTCACACTGTTTTTCGCCATGCTTGTTGGCGATGCGGGCTATGGGATTATTTTTCTCGCGTTGAGCGTCATTATGCGATTCATGAAAAAGCTGCCTGCACGCGTGACGAATCTTCTGACGGTGATGAGTCTGGCCACCATTGTGTGGGGTATCTTGACGGGAACATATTTCGGAATCGCTGAGATCCCCGGTCCTCTGGCAGAGTTACGTCTGGAATGGTTGACCAACGTTAAAGCCGACGAAAATTTGATGCAATTGTGTTTTCTTATCGGTGCTGTTCATCTCACGTTGGCGCATATCTGGAGGCTGGTGCGGCTCCTCCCGAGCCTTGAGGCGTTAGCTCAGGTCGGTTGGATCATGACAACATGGGTTATGTATTTTGCGGCAAAAAGTATGGTTTTGTTGCAGCCCTTTCCCAATGTCATGTTTACGATACTCGGGGTGGGAGCGGTTCTCATTATTGTCTTCATGACCCCGGTGCGCCGTTTGAAATCGCAATGGTTTGAACACGTGATGTTGCCCTTGAATCTTATCGGCAATTTTGTGGATGTGGTGTCATATGTCCGACTCTTTGCTGTGGGCGCGGCCACATTTGCCGTGGCATCGTCGTTTAATGCCATGGCTCTTGGAGAAGGTATGTCCGGTCCTCTTGCCGGGCTCTTGGCCGGATTAATCCTATTTTTGGGGCATGGCCTCAATATTTTATTGGCTTGCATGGGCGTTCTTGTTCACGGGGTGCGACTCAACACCCTGGAGTTCGCCAACCACATCGGGGTCAATTGGTCGGGGGTCAAATTCAATCCTCTCAAACGCCGGGGTGAACCTTCCCGGGGCATCGACGCAGAAAACGTATAA
- a CDS encoding V-type ATP synthase subunit D — MAKIKLTKNELKVQRENLIRYSRYLPTLKLKKQQLQAEVRILSQSLMEKEEQLVALEKEIEPWVGLFSEPFEFAPYIAVKNVRLSEGNIVGVAIPVFEELEFDAVYPDLFTSPYWVDEGIRVLRERIRLNIQIKVLRMAQERILSELETTTQRVNLFEKVKIPESKEHIRVIRIFLGDQQTAAVVRAKIAKSKFSEQAGAK; from the coding sequence ATGGCAAAGATCAAACTCACGAAGAATGAGCTGAAGGTGCAGCGGGAAAATCTGATTCGGTATTCCCGTTATTTACCCACGCTAAAATTAAAAAAGCAGCAACTTCAGGCTGAAGTTCGAATTTTGAGTCAAAGCCTGATGGAGAAAGAAGAACAACTTGTTGCGTTAGAGAAAGAGATTGAACCATGGGTCGGGCTTTTTTCCGAGCCATTTGAGTTCGCTCCCTATATCGCAGTGAAGAATGTCCGCTTGTCCGAAGGCAACATTGTCGGGGTCGCAATCCCTGTCTTTGAGGAGCTTGAATTTGATGCTGTATACCCGGACTTGTTCACCTCGCCATACTGGGTGGATGAAGGAATCCGAGTATTGCGAGAACGCATACGCCTGAACATACAAATCAAGGTGTTGCGTATGGCGCAAGAGCGGATTCTGTCGGAACTGGAAACAACGACGCAACGTGTGAACCTGTTCGAGAAGGTGAAGATTCCAGAATCCAAGGAGCATATTCGGGTGATTCGAATCTTTCTTGGGGATCAACAAACCGCAGCCGTGGTTCGGGCAAAGATTGCCAAGTCGAAATTTTCTGAACAGGCGGGAGCAAAATGA
- a CDS encoding V-type ATP synthase subunit B: MRKIYHRIEQIAGNVIIVNASDVAYRELALVTSSRGTSLAQVIRLSADRVYLQVFAGSRGVSTNSKVQFLGRGMKTPYSPNLLGRTFTGTGAPRDKGPEVRDEDIDIGGPSVNPVRRVIPRNMVRTGIPMVDIFNTLVESQKLPIFAAAGEPYNQLLAKIALQAEVDIIVLGGMGLKHDDYLFFRDYLEENGALSRAILYIHTAADPTVECLMVPDICLAVAERFALEDRRVLVLLTDMSNFADSMKEIAVTMEQVPSNRGYPGDLYSQLAARYEKAVDFDGAGSVTILAVTTMPGDDVTHPIPDNTGYITEGQFYLRGGRIEPFGSLSRLKQQVNGKTRADHRTIMNTMIQLYADFREAQEKQSMGFRMSPWDFKLLKYGKLFEDKMMDLSVNIPLEKALDQGWRILADCFEPQETGIPSGLLQEFWPEQMKMTEEV, encoded by the coding sequence ATGCGTAAAATTTACCATCGAATCGAGCAAATTGCCGGAAATGTCATCATCGTCAACGCCTCGGACGTGGCCTATCGAGAGCTCGCGCTTGTTACGTCGTCACGTGGGACGTCGTTGGCGCAGGTCATTCGGCTCAGTGCTGATAGGGTGTATCTGCAAGTGTTTGCTGGAAGTCGCGGCGTCAGCACGAATTCCAAGGTACAATTTCTTGGGCGAGGGATGAAGACCCCCTATAGCCCCAACCTGCTCGGTCGTACTTTTACGGGGACCGGGGCTCCGCGCGATAAAGGGCCCGAGGTGCGTGACGAAGACATTGATATCGGTGGGCCGTCGGTCAACCCGGTTCGTCGCGTCATTCCACGTAATATGGTGCGAACCGGCATTCCCATGGTTGATATCTTCAACACGCTGGTCGAGTCCCAGAAATTGCCGATTTTTGCTGCGGCGGGGGAACCCTATAATCAGCTTCTCGCCAAAATAGCGCTGCAGGCGGAGGTCGATATTATCGTGCTGGGTGGCATGGGACTCAAGCACGACGATTATTTGTTTTTTCGGGATTATCTCGAGGAAAATGGCGCATTGTCCCGAGCGATCCTCTATATTCACACGGCCGCCGATCCCACGGTCGAATGCCTCATGGTCCCAGATATTTGTCTTGCCGTTGCTGAACGCTTTGCTTTGGAAGACCGCCGAGTACTCGTCCTGTTGACGGACATGTCGAACTTTGCCGACTCAATGAAAGAGATTGCCGTGACCATGGAGCAAGTTCCTTCCAACCGTGGCTATCCCGGCGACCTCTATTCTCAATTGGCGGCTCGATATGAAAAGGCCGTTGATTTCGACGGTGCCGGTTCGGTGACGATCCTCGCTGTCACCACAATGCCTGGCGATGATGTTACCCACCCGATTCCGGATAATACCGGCTACATTACCGAAGGACAGTTTTATCTTCGCGGTGGACGTATCGAGCCGTTTGGTTCGCTGTCCCGACTGAAACAACAAGTCAACGGAAAAACTCGCGCTGATCACCGTACGATCATGAATACCATGATTCAGCTCTATGCCGACTTCCGTGAAGCCCAAGAAAAACAGTCTATGGGGTTTCGCATGAGTCCATGGGATTTCAAGTTGCTCAAGTACGGCAAATTGTTTGAAGACAAAATGATGGATCTGAGCGTCAATATTCCCTTGGAAAAGGCACTTGATCAGGGTTGGAGAATTCTGGCCGATTGCTTTGAACCCCAGGAGACTGGCATTCCTTCGGGGCTACTGCAAGAATTCTGGCCCGAGCAAATGAAGATGACGGAGGAAGTCTAG
- a CDS encoding V-type ATP synthase subunit A: MNTNIGKVVGVNANLLTVEFEKPVMQNEVAYAVIDDIRLKTEIIRVRGRYAEMQVFEDTAGLKVGDQVEFTGEMLSVELGPGLLSQVFDGLQNPLPRLAEESGFFLQRGKYLRPLDGDRKWHFWPLLESGVIVRAGDTVGAVREGIFDHNIMVPFRLTGKYTVLQVAEEGDYTIDDVMARLRDEDGREVEMTMTQKWPIKIPIKAYAERLRPTETLITKVRLIDTFSPVAKGGVYCVPGPFGAGKTVLQQITSRHAEVDVVIIAACGERAGEVVETIREFPKLIDPRTERSLFERTLIICNTSSMPVAAREASVYTAITIAEYYRQIGLDVLMLADSTSRWAQALREMSGRLEEIPGDEAFPAYLESVIAAFYERGGLVRLNDGRKASVTIGGTVSPAGGNFEEPVTQATLKVVGAFHGLSRARSDARRYPAVDILESWSKYSSVVDDKEMAKARAVLRQGADVGQMMKVLGEDGVTLDDFILHLKAEFLDDAYLQQDAYHEVDGATSAERQGHVFDVFMQLVETKMEFSDKNEARRFFQELTQMARDWNRETMDSRAFADAEQRIKDKIAEVTDYA; encoded by the coding sequence ATGAATACGAACATTGGGAAAGTCGTCGGCGTCAACGCCAACCTGTTGACCGTGGAATTCGAAAAACCCGTCATGCAAAATGAAGTCGCCTATGCTGTCATTGATGATATTCGTCTCAAAACCGAAATCATTCGTGTGCGCGGCCGGTATGCCGAAATGCAGGTCTTTGAAGACACCGCCGGTTTGAAAGTCGGCGACCAGGTCGAGTTCACGGGAGAAATGTTGTCTGTTGAGCTGGGACCAGGGTTACTGTCTCAGGTTTTTGACGGATTGCAAAATCCGTTACCGCGGTTAGCCGAGGAGAGTGGTTTTTTTCTTCAGCGAGGCAAATACCTTCGTCCACTCGATGGGGATAGAAAATGGCATTTTTGGCCATTGTTGGAATCAGGAGTGATTGTTCGGGCCGGCGATACAGTTGGTGCTGTACGCGAAGGGATTTTTGACCACAACATCATGGTCCCGTTTCGTTTGACTGGGAAGTATACGGTTCTTCAGGTCGCGGAAGAAGGGGATTACACGATTGACGACGTGATGGCCCGGTTGCGGGATGAAGATGGTCGTGAGGTCGAAATGACTATGACCCAAAAATGGCCAATTAAAATTCCAATTAAAGCCTATGCTGAACGACTGCGCCCAACCGAAACGCTTATTACGAAAGTGCGTCTTATTGATACATTTAGCCCGGTTGCAAAGGGCGGGGTGTATTGTGTGCCTGGGCCGTTTGGCGCTGGCAAGACCGTATTGCAACAGATCACGTCACGACATGCCGAAGTTGATGTCGTGATTATTGCGGCATGTGGTGAACGCGCTGGTGAAGTCGTTGAAACTATCCGTGAGTTTCCAAAACTTATCGACCCGCGTACCGAGCGCAGTTTGTTTGAGCGCACACTCATCATTTGCAACACGAGTTCCATGCCGGTGGCTGCTCGTGAAGCCTCGGTATACACGGCCATAACCATTGCCGAATACTACAGACAAATCGGACTTGATGTCCTTATGCTTGCCGACTCGACATCTCGTTGGGCACAGGCGCTTCGCGAAATGTCCGGTCGTCTCGAAGAAATTCCTGGAGATGAAGCGTTTCCCGCATATCTCGAGTCAGTCATTGCTGCGTTTTACGAGCGTGGTGGACTGGTTCGTTTGAATGACGGCCGCAAAGCGTCGGTGACCATCGGTGGAACCGTCAGTCCGGCTGGGGGGAACTTTGAAGAACCTGTGACGCAAGCCACCTTGAAGGTTGTCGGCGCGTTTCATGGTCTTTCGCGAGCGCGCTCCGACGCGCGCCGATATCCGGCGGTCGATATCCTGGAAAGCTGGAGCAAATATTCCAGTGTGGTTGATGACAAGGAAATGGCCAAGGCACGTGCGGTGTTGCGGCAGGGGGCCGATGTCGGCCAGATGATGAAAGTTCTCGGTGAAGATGGCGTCACGTTGGATGACTTTATCTTGCATTTGAAAGCCGAGTTCCTTGATGACGCATATCTCCAACAAGACGCGTATCATGAAGTGGATGGTGCCACTTCGGCGGAACGTCAAGGCCATGTTTTCGATGTTTTCATGCAGCTTGTGGAAACGAAGATGGAGTTTTCTGACAAAAACGAAGCGCGGCGATTTTTTCAGGAGCTGACGCAAATGGCACGCGATTGGAACCGTGAAACCATGGACAGTCGCGCGTTTGCCGACGCCGAACAGCGCATTAAGGACAAGATCGCCGAGGTGACCGATTATGCGTAA
- a CDS encoding DUF2764 family protein, translating into MGSQYYLVASLPRLVLGQRPPFDEDRFLSLCEGVLSPSEQEDVGLALAGLGEDSTTLGHHPFLHGWRRSMIQMRNALACSRAHGKHVDAATCTLEHTGYSGYIQNVAAHAVDAENPRDAEMELDLARWKMVEELLPQDPFDFAVVLAFAVRLRLAWRWARMDETVGRKNVEDMVAARSAVSWSAPSS; encoded by the coding sequence ATGGGATCGCAGTATTATCTTGTGGCCTCGTTGCCCAGATTGGTTCTTGGACAGCGTCCGCCATTCGATGAGGATCGTTTCCTCTCGTTGTGCGAAGGCGTGTTGTCACCATCGGAACAAGAGGATGTCGGATTGGCCCTGGCGGGTTTAGGCGAAGATTCGACAACCCTGGGACATCATCCTTTTTTACATGGTTGGCGACGGTCCATGATCCAAATGCGAAACGCTTTGGCCTGTTCGCGGGCTCACGGCAAACACGTTGATGCGGCAACATGTACATTGGAGCACACAGGTTATTCCGGTTATATCCAGAATGTGGCCGCCCACGCTGTTGATGCAGAAAACCCGCGTGATGCTGAAATGGAACTGGATCTGGCTCGCTGGAAAATGGTCGAAGAGCTGCTCCCACAAGATCCATTCGATTTCGCCGTCGTGCTTGCGTTTGCCGTACGACTTCGTCTGGCTTGGCGCTGGGCACGAATGGATGAAACCGTGGGGAGAAAAAACGTCGAGGACATGGTGGCCGCCCGGTCGGCCGTGTCATGGAGCGCACCATCGTCATGA
- a CDS encoding desulfoferrodoxin FeS4 iron-binding domain-containing protein, translating into MANSGDVYKCELCGQVVEVKTGGGGTLVCCGQDMEKQ; encoded by the coding sequence ATGGCGAATTCCGGCGATGTCTACAAATGCGAGCTCTGTGGCCAAGTTGTCGAAGTGAAAACCGGTGGCGGCGGAACGCTTGTTTGCTGCGGCCAAGATATGGAAAAACAATAA